From the Montipora capricornis isolate CH-2021 chromosome 2, ASM3666992v2, whole genome shotgun sequence genome, one window contains:
- the LOC138039108 gene encoding RNA-binding protein Musashi homolog 2-like isoform X2 produces MIRPKMVRGTNRGDDIGKIFVGGLSTETTKESLQDYFSAFGEVSDCIVMKDTVSKRSRGFGFVTFADPSSVDNVCQKPDHILDNKKIDPKRAVPRGPGQQAVISQQSVGGPPSKDSGNNENKIFVGGLGGNATEEELRRFFSVFGKVVHVKLMYDKETSRMRGFGFVTFDSSEAVEEAVRTRYHDFNGKTVEAKKAEQQQPRGMGQGGNMGMAGGQMNAGYGRGQYGYPQQPGMVPPSAAMGRGYPGYGAMAPGYPGANPMVGTAYGYGMGAQAVPGYGVDQSSIYGAQAGSAAAGAFGPGYGSAPTSAAASMAATSGYADYGQMSAASQGAMAGGPPGAQPRLDTPGAPDYTAYGLGNYQQQESSYGPARSSFSSDTGSYGNYGGADQANYGTSYPHGGGGAGGEPFGRGGGNVSRGYHPYGR; encoded by the exons ATGATTCGACCGAAAATGGTTCGCGGAACAAACCGAGGAGATGACATTGG GAAGATCTTCGTCGGTGGATTGTCCACAGAAACAACGAAAG AAAGTTTACAGGACTATTTTTCAGCGTTCGGTGAGGTTTCAGACTGCATAGTCATGAAGGATACTGTTTCCAAGCGTTCAAG GGGCTTTGGATTCGTCACGTTTGCAGATCCTTCTTCAGTTGATAATGTCTGTCAAAAGCCTGATCACATTCTTGACAATAAAAAG ATTGACCCTAAGCGTGCAGTGCCAAGGGGACCAGGACAGCAAGCTGTTATTTCCCAGCAAAGTGTTGGGGGTCCACCATCG AAGGATTCAGGAAACAACGAGAACAAAATTTTTGTTGGTGGATTAGGAGGTAACGCCACTGAGGAAGAATTAAGGAGGTTTTTCTCAGTCTTTGGCAAG gtTGTTCATGTGAAGTTGATGTATGACAAGGAGACCAGTAGAATGCGAG GCTTTGGTTTTGTAACGTTTGACTCAAGTGAAGCAGTAGAAGAAGCAGTCCGTACACGTTATCATGACTTCAATGGAAAAACG GTGGAAGCCAAAAAAGCTGAACAGCAGCAACCCCGTGGTATGGGACAAGGTGGAAATATGGGAATGGCAGGAGGTCAGATGAATGCTGGATATGGAAGAGGACAATATGGATACCCTCAACAACCAG gtaTGGTTCCACCTTCAGCAGCCATGGGAAGAGGTTATCCAGGCTATGGTGCGATGGCCCCAGGATACCCAGGTGCTAATCCTATGGTGGGAACAGCATATGGATATG GGATGGGAGCACAGGCAGTTCCAGGGTATGGCGTTGATCAGTCATCAATATATGGTGCTCAAGCTGGCTCAGCTGCAGCAGGAG CCTTTGGTCCAGGTTATGGTTCTGCTCCTACCTCAGCAGCGGCATCCATGGCTGCAACATCTGGATATGCTGACTATGGGCAAATGTCAGCAGCATCTCAAGGTGCGATGGCAGGAGGACCTCCTGGAGCTCAGCCACGTCTTGACACCCCTGGTGCACCTGACTATACTGCTTATG GTTTGGGAAACTATCAGCAGCAGGAGTCTAGCTATGGTCCTGCCAGATCATCTTTCTCGTCGGATACTGGCAGCTATGGAAATTACGGTGGTGCTGATCAAGCAAACTATGGAACATCATATCCCCATGGGGGAGGGGGAGCGGGAGGAGAGCCTTTTGGAAGAGGAGGGGGAAATGTGTCACGTGGTTACCACCCCTACGGACGTTAA
- the LOC138039110 gene encoding synaptotagmin-C-like: MEDFLFVVIAIAGGIGCGTMVIFICTFVCRYRNGASKVHLNKSRNKSEVEPILGLTPDGNSVDADFIESNKGDVSPSYPSCRKASSVINPCEGDEDSSTTSDKRPCQVQFSLFYNFHNSHLFINIMCALSVPRRWYGKYPPTQVRFQLLPDDCNIYRTEIKSNSGEPIFNETFEFIGYSENELRELILRLGLYAFDKFSRGKMIGYTDVYFNMEKFQPSEPTILWRDLLPKSQTRGCALSLTRGEIHVSLRYEFSRARLNIIVLKASNLLRTSKFLTTAPYVSVSLNADGVVLECRKTKKANGINPVWNQGFLFDVVNERIDDYSLTIKVINHDLLSNNELIGQLTIGPQCKGTGREHWEEAMTKKFNRREVSMTHILDPC, encoded by the exons ATGGAGG ATTTCCTTTTTGTGGTAATAGCAATAGCTGGAGGAATAGGCTGCGGGACTATGGTAATTTTTATCTGTACTTTTGTCTGCCGATATCGGAATGGCGCTAGCAAAGTTCATCTCAATAAATCAAGAAACAAAAGCGAGGTAGAACCTATCCTTGGTCTCACACCAGATGGCAATAGCGTGGATGCAGACTTCATTGAATCAAATAAAGGAGACGTTTCACCGTCATATCCATCGTGCAGAAAGGCCTCATCAGTTATTAATCCGTGTGAGGGCGATGAAGATTCATCGACAACATCTGACAAAAGACCTTGTCAGGTCCAGTTTTCGTTGTTTTATAATTTTCACAACTCTCATTTGTTTATCAACATTATGTGCGCGTTAAGTGTCCCACGACGTTGGTATGGAAAATACCCTCCAACACAGGTGCGATTTCAACTTCTTCCGGACGATTGCAACATTTACCGTACGGAAATAAAAAGCAACAGTGGGGAACCTATTTTTAACGAGACATTTGAGTTTATTGGTTATTCCGAAAATGAACTGAGGGAATTAATTCTCCGTCTTGGATTATATGCATTCGACAAGTTTAGCAGAGGTAAAATGATTGGTTACACGGATGTGTATTTTAACATGGAAAAATTTCAACCCAGCGAACCTACGATACTTTGGAGAGATTTACTGCCTAAGTCCCAG ACCCGCGGTTGTGCATTAAGTCTTACAAGAGGTGAAATCCACGTGTCACTGCGCTATGAATTTAGCCGTGCAAGATTGAATATAATTGTGTTAAAGGCTTCCAATCTCCTGAGGACAAGCAAATTTCTGACTACTG CACCGTATGTCAGCGTATCCCTAAACGCAGATGGAGTGGTACTGGAATGCAGAAAGACTAAGAAAGCAAACGGAATAAATCCCGTCTGGAACCAAGGGTTCTTGTTTGATGTGGTTAACGAAAGGATCGATGATTATTCTTTGACTATCAAGGTCATCAACCACGATCTTCTGTCAAATAATGAGCTCATAGGTCAACTAACAATTGGACCGCAATGCAAAGGAACTGGAAGAGAACATTGGGAAGAGGCCATGACAAAAAAGTTTAACAGAAGGGAGGTATCAATGACGCATATATTGGACCCTTGTTAA
- the LOC138039103 gene encoding uncharacterized protein, with protein MNFISSLEMLVQYSHEDQVTKQAAFVSAPKSLVRQLRPPRISAHYRLSVGSAFSVPSSSSQEEQVSMFLPEGERERRNLEALNNAMAVISDSNFTPLPDYVDCKWEALSGASKEEFIIRADEVVSYVLNTIAPSQQEQLWEGVVKRHCSVEHKINNITIDVGLEAILLAYNECSNRSTKTQILSLISDRFSQSELQQLLPGISLRQVKNARKHASEQGRGEPKTGNEIFRCRLNMEKVRDFIEFFSRSTFLQDVAFGTKTLKLSSGDRIPIPSVVRTMTASKIIYLYHEECREQGVEPLRERTCFRLLEVCSASKQKSLQGLDNTSTTGEEAFETIASIVENLGRHGAGATWTRDTLRSLSAGKNYLKSVYKSHLGPEEPCADHCTVFALSDPVEEKFSGECCHDHNQACPECKGIVDVLKAIEDTLRNGDLDLSEKQKERARWDLDHSVSSIDAWKAHLLRTFQQDQARQDTLDRLDDQTIMVINDWAMKLLPMRFRETQSQWFAKRGISWHFSAVVHKSNHPDCPVVSASEHTIHTYVVAIDSCKQDWFSVSCILEEVLVCVKESHQSVCRAILRSDNAGCYHCSALLSTINSTSRRSGIEVIRYDFSDPQSGKDLCDRKIAPCKQRLRHYVAENHNVESAKDIKKGLESPPGIAGTSVAECKIDQSAMSPGAANNKIPGITKYNNFSLTSKSMRVWQAYNVGEGMHIEGSWNEQDVSGLKRIGDWTKKIQHVTQKKCQAKGKHHVTESVNTFSCLEPACIATFKTIEEADEHMDTGHHIMTPEKETIYDNVRRQWAAVTTSVKVTGQKIGRTDYVPLANLRLSKGWALRKQKAAVRISSGVKEFLRNLFNKGAKDLHQKAMPADVVEQIKKTFPVSEWVEVQTVRGYFSRLASQQKGLPVSEDEGEDEALEKEDYMEQLVGVAEQEIALRHPLVYDDFNFCDLSAKGRLAKVLEKQKLSQLQSFCEYFDVEISGRANRKASYYEPLIQLANSCDCRK; from the coding sequence ATGAATTTCATCTCTTCCCTAGAGATGCTAGTACAATACTCACATGAAGATCAAGTGACGAAACAAGCTGCATTCGTTTCAGCACCAAAGTCTTTAGTTAGGCAATTGCGTCCACCACGCATTTCGGCACACTATCGTCTATCCGTTGGATCAGCTTTCTCTGTCCCTAGCAGCTCTTCGCAGGAAGAACAAGTAAGCATGTTCTTACCAGAGGGCGAACGGGAGAGAAGAAACCTTGAGGCACTAAACAATGCAATGGCTGTCATATCTGATAGTAACTTCACCCCGTTACCCGACTATGTTGACTGCAAGTGGGAAGCACTGTCTGGGGCGTCGAAAGAAGAATTCATAATAAGAGCAGACGAAGTGGTTTCTTACGTACTAAACACCATTGCTCCTTCACAGCAGGAGCAACTTTGGGAAGGAGTGGTCAAACGTCATTGTTCTGTTGAGcacaaaattaacaacatcacAATCGATGTGGGACTCGAAGCAATTCTGCTGGCTTACAATGAATGTTCAAATCGGTCAACAAAAACTCAGATATTGTCACTCATAAGTGACAGGTTCTCTCAGTCGGAACTCCAGCAGCTTCTCCCAGGAATCTCATTACGCCAAGTAAAGAATGCTAGAAAGCACGCGTCAGAACAGGGACGCGGAGAACCAAAGACAGGGAATGAGATTTTCCGATGCAGGTTGAATATGGAGAAAGTTAGGGATTTTATCGAGTTCTTTTCCAGATCCACATTCCTCCAAGACGTAGCCTTTGGAACAAAAACATTGAAACTTTCTTCAGGTGATAGAATCCCCATCCCTTCAGTGGTTCGTACAATGACTGCATCGAAAATCATCTACCTTTACCATGAAGAGTGTCGTGAACAAGGTGTGGAGCCTCTAAGAGAGCGTACCTGTTTCCGTCTGCTAGAGGTTTGTAGTGCGTCAAAGCAAAAGTCCTTGCAAGGGTTGGACAATACGTCTACGACTGGTGAAGAGGCATTCGAGACGATAGCCTCAATCGTCGAGAATCTAGGTCGACACGGTGCGGGTGCAACATGGACCCGAGACACCCTTCGATCTTTGAGCGCTGGCAAGAATTATCTCAAAAGCGTATACAAGAGTCATCTAGGACCGGAAGAGCCTTGTGCTGATCACTGTACTGTGTTTGCACTATCGGATCCAGTTGAAGAGAAATTTTCAGGTGAGTGTTGCCACGATCACAACCAGGCATGCCCAGAATGCAAGGGTATTGTGGATGTTCTGAAAGCTATCGAAGACACTCTCAGAAACGGAGATCTGGACTTGAGTGAGAAGCAAAAGGAGAGAGCAAGGTGGGACTTAGATCACTCCGTTTCCAGCATCGATGCTTGGAAAGCTCATTTATTGAGGACTTTTCAACAAGATCAAGCGAGACAAGATACACTCGATCGGTTAGATGACCAGACTATTATGGTCATTAATGACTGGGCCATGAAATTACTTCCCATGCGCTTCAGAGAAACGCAGTCCCAATGGTTCGCCAAGCGTGGAATTAGCTGGCACTTCTCTGCTGTTGTTCACAAATCAAACCATCCTGACTGTCCGGTAGTATCCGCAAGTGAACACACAATCCACACATATGTGGTTGCCATTGACAGCTGCAAACAGGACTGGTTTTCCGTTTCTTGTATACTTGAAGAGGTCCTTGTCTGTGTCAAAGAGTCGCATCAATCAGTATGTAGAGCGATCCTAAGAAGTGATAATGCTGGATGCTACCACTGTAGTGCGCTTCTGTCAACCATCAATTCCACTAGCAGAAGGTCAGGCATCGAAGTAATTCGCTATGATTTCTCTGACCCTCAGTCGGGCAAGGACTTATGTGACAGAAAGATCGCCCCTTGCAAACAGCGCCTTCGACATTATGTTGCTGAAAATCACAACGTGGAAAGTGCAAAAGACATAAAGAAAGGCTTGGAGTCCCCACCAGGAATTGCAGGAACGAGCGTTGCGGAATGCAAGATTGACCAATCAGCGATGTCACCAGGCGCTGCTAATAACAAGATTCCGGGGATAACGAAATACAATAATTTCTCTCTGACTTCTAAAAGCATGCGCGTGTGGCAAGCTTACAATGTTGGAGAGGGCATGCATATAGAGGGGTCTTGGAATGAACAAGATGTCTCTGGGCTCAAAAGAATTGGGGATTGGACGAAAAAGATACAGCATGTTACACAAAAGAAATGCCAGGCAAAGGGAAAACACCATGTCACTGAGTCTGTCAATACTTTTAGCTGCCTTGAACCTGCTTGTATTGCCACCTTCAAGACAATTGAAGAGGCGGATGAGCACATGGACACAGGTCATCATATTATGACTCCAGAGAAGGAGACCATATACGACAACGTACGTAGGCAGTGGGCAGCTGTAACGACATCAGTAAAAGTTACTGGCCAGAAAATTGGCAGGACAGATTATGTTCCTTTGGCGAACTTACGACTGAGCAAAGGTTGGGCCTTAAGGAAGCAGAAAGCTGCGGTGAGAATATCTTCGGGTGTCAAAgaatttttgagaaatttaTTCAACAAGGGAGCTAAGGATCTTCACCAAAAAGCTATGCCAGCAGACGTGGTGGagcaaataaagaaaactttccCAGTTTCAGAGTGGGTTGAGGTACAGACAGTCAGAGGGTACTTTTCTCGGCTGGCTTCGCAGCAAAAGGGACTTCCAGTTAGCGAAGACGAGGGTGAGGACGAAGCGCTGGAGAAAGAGGATTACATGGAGCAACTAGTCGGGGTGGCTGAACAAGAGATTGCCCTCAGGCACCCTCTCGTATATGACGATTTCAATTTTTGTGATCTCTCTGCCAAGGGTAGATTAGCCAAGGTTCTGGAAAAGCAAAAACTCAGTCAGCTTCAGTCATTCTGCGAGTATTTTGATGTGGAAATTTCTGGTCGTGCTAATCGTAAAGCATCGTATTACGAACCTCTTATACAATTAGCAAATTCCTGTGATTGCCGcaagtaa
- the LOC138039108 gene encoding RNA-binding protein Musashi homolog 2-like isoform X1, with translation MIRPKMVRGTNRGDDIGKIFVGGLSTETTKESLQDYFSAFGEVSDCIVMKDTVSKRSRGFGFVTFADPSSVDNVCQKPDHILDNKKIDPKRAVPRGPGQQAVISQQSVGGPPSKDSGNNENKIFVGGLGGNATEEELRRFFSVFGKVVHVKLMYDKETSRMRGFGFVTFDSSEAVEEAVRTRYHDFNGKTVEAKKAEQQQPRGMGQGGNMGMAGGQMNAGYGRGQYGYPQQPGMVPPSAAMGRGYPGYGAMAPGYPGANPMVGTAYGYAGMGAQAVPGYGVDQSSIYGAQAGSAAAGAFGPGYGSAPTSAAASMAATSGYADYGQMSAASQGAMAGGPPGAQPRLDTPGAPDYTAYGLGNYQQQESSYGPARSSFSSDTGSYGNYGGADQANYGTSYPHGGGGAGGEPFGRGGGNVSRGYHPYGR, from the exons ATGATTCGACCGAAAATGGTTCGCGGAACAAACCGAGGAGATGACATTGG GAAGATCTTCGTCGGTGGATTGTCCACAGAAACAACGAAAG AAAGTTTACAGGACTATTTTTCAGCGTTCGGTGAGGTTTCAGACTGCATAGTCATGAAGGATACTGTTTCCAAGCGTTCAAG GGGCTTTGGATTCGTCACGTTTGCAGATCCTTCTTCAGTTGATAATGTCTGTCAAAAGCCTGATCACATTCTTGACAATAAAAAG ATTGACCCTAAGCGTGCAGTGCCAAGGGGACCAGGACAGCAAGCTGTTATTTCCCAGCAAAGTGTTGGGGGTCCACCATCG AAGGATTCAGGAAACAACGAGAACAAAATTTTTGTTGGTGGATTAGGAGGTAACGCCACTGAGGAAGAATTAAGGAGGTTTTTCTCAGTCTTTGGCAAG gtTGTTCATGTGAAGTTGATGTATGACAAGGAGACCAGTAGAATGCGAG GCTTTGGTTTTGTAACGTTTGACTCAAGTGAAGCAGTAGAAGAAGCAGTCCGTACACGTTATCATGACTTCAATGGAAAAACG GTGGAAGCCAAAAAAGCTGAACAGCAGCAACCCCGTGGTATGGGACAAGGTGGAAATATGGGAATGGCAGGAGGTCAGATGAATGCTGGATATGGAAGAGGACAATATGGATACCCTCAACAACCAG gtaTGGTTCCACCTTCAGCAGCCATGGGAAGAGGTTATCCAGGCTATGGTGCGATGGCCCCAGGATACCCAGGTGCTAATCCTATGGTGGGAACAGCATATGGATATG CAGGGATGGGAGCACAGGCAGTTCCAGGGTATGGCGTTGATCAGTCATCAATATATGGTGCTCAAGCTGGCTCAGCTGCAGCAGGAG CCTTTGGTCCAGGTTATGGTTCTGCTCCTACCTCAGCAGCGGCATCCATGGCTGCAACATCTGGATATGCTGACTATGGGCAAATGTCAGCAGCATCTCAAGGTGCGATGGCAGGAGGACCTCCTGGAGCTCAGCCACGTCTTGACACCCCTGGTGCACCTGACTATACTGCTTATG GTTTGGGAAACTATCAGCAGCAGGAGTCTAGCTATGGTCCTGCCAGATCATCTTTCTCGTCGGATACTGGCAGCTATGGAAATTACGGTGGTGCTGATCAAGCAAACTATGGAACATCATATCCCCATGGGGGAGGGGGAGCGGGAGGAGAGCCTTTTGGAAGAGGAGGGGGAAATGTGTCACGTGGTTACCACCCCTACGGACGTTAA